In the genome of Chloroflexota bacterium, the window CTGCCGAGCGCCCGAGCGGTTGCGTCGCCCAACGCGGCGCCACCTCCTGCCATCGGCACGGGCGCGGAACCGGCCGTACGGCTGGAGCATCTCTGGAAGACCTACCCGGGCAGCGCGCAGCCTGCCGTCCAGGACTTGACCGTGGAGGTCATGGAGGGCGAGGTCATGACCCTCCTGGGACCGAGCGGCTGCGGCAAGAGCACGACCCTCCGCATGGTGGCCGGCCTCGAGGTCCCCGATTCGGGCGACATCTATTTCGGCGACCGGATCGTCGCGCTTACGGCGAAGCGTGTCTGCATACCGCCCGAGAAGCGGGATGTGGGGATGGTGTTTCAGTCGTACGCCATCTGGCCCCACATGACCGTCGAGGAGAACGTGGCATTCCCGCTGAAAGCGCGCCGCTTTCCCCGATCGGAAATCGGACCCCGTGTCGCACGCGCGCTGGAGCTGGTCGGGATGACGGGATTCGAGAAGCGACCCGGTCCGCTGCTGTCCGGCGGCCAGCAGCAGCGGGTCGCGCTCGCTCGGGCGCTCGTGCACGAGCCGCGCGTCCTCTTGCTCGACGAGCCATTCAGCAATCTGGACGCCAAGCTGCGTGAGCAGATGCGCTTCGAGGTGAAGCTGCTGCAAAAGCGGCTGAACATCGCGGTATTGTTCGTGACCCACGATCAGGTGGAGGCGCTGAGCCTCTCGGACCGTATCGCCTTGATGAATTTCGGCGTCGTTCAGCAGCAGGGCAGCCCCCGTCTGCTTTACGAGGAGCCGGCAAACGAGTTCGTGCGCGACTTCGTGGGTAAGACCATCTTGCTCAGGGGCGCCGTCCAGGCCTGCAATCCGGCGGGCCAGATCGCCATCGCGATCGACGGCGCTCCGGCATGCGTCGTCTTTGGCCGCGCGTATC includes:
- a CDS encoding ABC transporter ATP-binding protein, whose product is MEESSLPSARAVASPNAAPPPAIGTGAEPAVRLEHLWKTYPGSAQPAVQDLTVEVMEGEVMTLLGPSGCGKSTTLRMVAGLEVPDSGDIYFGDRIVALTAKRVCIPPEKRDVGMVFQSYAIWPHMTVEENVAFPLKARRFPRSEIGPRVARALELVGMTGFEKRPGPLLSGGQQQRVALARALVHEPRVLLLDEPFSNLDAKLREQMRFEVKLLQKRLNIAVLFVTHDQVEALSLSDRIALMNFGVVQQQGSPRLLYEEPANEFVRDFVGKTILLRGAVQACNPAGQIAIAIDGAPACVVFGRAYRPEALVVGAPVFVGVRPEDAELVPATSHELPPGMLDAAVETALFIGERVEYRMRVEGQNPLVVYGDRHEPVDEGGRVWVRLRPQGHSAWPAE